A DNA window from Danio aesculapii chromosome 14, fDanAes4.1, whole genome shotgun sequence contains the following coding sequences:
- the klhl3 gene encoding kelch-like protein 3 isoform X5 has product MSESKANHVEIRDVDGQTLLKLVDYIYSAEIEVSEENVQVLLPAASLLQLMDVRQVCCDFLQTQLHPTNCLGIRAFADLHACTVLLSQAHAYAAEQHFTDVMVGEEFMALSLQQVCSLISSDKLTVSTEEKVFEAMVAWIKHDKEARLEHMPKLMEHVRLPLLSRDYLVQIVEEEPLIKNNNTCKDFLIEAMKYHLLPADQRHLIKTDRTRPRTPISLPKVMMVVGGQAPKAIRSVECYDFQEDRWYQVADLPSRRCRAGVVYMAGKVYAVGGFNGSLRVRTVDVYDGLKDQWSSIPSMQERRSTLGAAVLGDLLYAVGGFDGSTGLSSVEAYNPKANEWMFVTPMNTRRSSVGVGVVDGKLYAVGGYDGASRQCLSTVEEFNPVSNKWCYVSDMSTRRSGAGVGVLNGQLYAAGGHDGPLVRKSVEVYDPTTNTWRQVCDMNMCRRNAGVCAINGLLYVIGGDDGSCNLSSVEYYDPAADKWSLIPTNMSNGRSYAGLFPSHNLYVPPIN; this is encoded by the exons AGCTGCCAGTCTGCTGCAGTTGATGGATGTTCGACAGGTTTGCTGTGACTTCCTGCAGACACAGCTTCATCCCACCAACTGCTTGGGCATTCGAGCATTCGCTGACCTTCACGCCTGCACAGTACTTCTCAGCCAGGCCCACGCATATGCCG cAGAGCAGCACTTCACAGACGTCATGGTTGGTGAGGAGTTCATGGCTTTGTCCTTACAGCAGGTGTGCAGTCTGATCTCCAGTGACAAACTGACTGTGTCAACTGAAGAAAAG GTTTTTGAGGCCATGGTCGCCTGGATAAAGCACGATAAAGAGGCCCGTTTAGAGCACATGCCAAAACTCATGGAGCATGTTCGACTTCCCCTACTGTCCAGAGATTACCTGGTTCAG ATTGTGGAGGAGGAacctttaataaaaaacaacaatacttGTAAAGACTTTCTCATTGAGGCAATGAAGTACCACCTTTTACCTGCAGACCAGCGGCACCTTATAAAGACTGACAGAACACGACCCCGCACACCAATCAGTCTGCCCAAG GTAATGATGGTGGTAGGGGGTCAAGCACCTAAGGCCATCCGCAGTGTGGAGTGCTATGACTTTCAAGAGGACCGCTGGTACCAGGTGGCCGACTTACCCTCCAGACGCTGTCGAGCAG GTGTGGTGTATATGGCCGGTAAGGTGTATGCTGTGGGGGGTTTTAACGGCTCTTTGCGTGTGAGGACGGTTGATGTGTATGATGGACTGAAAGATCAGTGGAGCTCCATTCCCAGCATGCAAGAGCGCCGCAGCACTTTAGGAGCAGCTGTACTTGGAGACCTGCTGTACGCTGTTGGGGGCTTTGATGGGAGTACAG GGCTGTCATCAGTGGAGGCGTACAATCCCAAGGCTAATGAGTGGATGTTTGTGACTCCCATGAACACCAGGCGTAGCAGTGTCGGGGTGGGCGTAGTTGACG GAAAGCTGTATGCTGTTGGAGGATATGATGGAGCATCTAGGCAGTGTTTGAGTACTGTAGAAGAGTTTAACCCAGTCAGTAATAAGTGGTGCTATGTGTCAGACATGAGCACTAGACGCAGTGGAGCTg GTGTTGGTGTGCTCAATGGACAGCTGTATGCTGCAGGTGGGCATGATGGGCCTCTGGTGAGGAAGAGTGTAGAGGTCTATGATCCCACAACAAACACCTGGAGACAGGTGTGTGACATGAACATGTGTCGAAGAAATGCAG GAGTGTGTGCCATAAACGGTTTACTGTATGTGATCGGAGGGGACGATGGGTCGTGTAACCTGTCCTCTGTTGAATACTAcgaccctgctgctgataaatgGAGTCTCATCCCCACAAACATGAGCAACGGCCGCAGTTACGCAGGTCTGTTTCCCTCTCACAACCTCTACGTTCCACCGATCAACTAA